In Stutzerimonas stutzeri, a genomic segment contains:
- the cysS gene encoding cysteine--tRNA ligase: MALSIYNTLTKAKEPLKPLIDNQVRMYVCGMTVYDFCHIGHARVMVAFDVVSRWLRQRGYDLTYVRNITDIDDKIIRRAQENGESFDALTGRMIAAMHEDEARLSVLRPDLEPRATEHIAGMHSMIQTLIDKGFAYAPGNGDVYYRVGKFVGYGKLSRRKIEDLKIGARIEVDEAKQDPLDFVLWKAAKPGEPSWDSPWGAGRPGWHIECSVMSTCCLGETFDIHGGGPDLVFPHHENEIAQSEAATGKLYANAWMHAGAVRVDGEKMSKSLGNFFTIREVLEKYQPEVVRYLLVSSHYRSPINYSEDSLKEAKGALERFYHALKGLPDAAPIGGEAFIERFSAAMDDDFNTPEACAVLFELAREVNRLRVSDPQAAAGLAARLKALAEPLGVLHLEPDDFLQAGAAGKVDAAEVEALIAARLQARVEKNWAESDRIRDQLTAMNVVLEDGKGGTTWRLAD; the protein is encoded by the coding sequence ATGGCGCTGTCGATCTACAACACCCTGACCAAGGCCAAGGAGCCCCTCAAGCCGCTGATTGATAACCAGGTGCGCATGTACGTATGTGGCATGACGGTCTATGACTTCTGCCACATCGGCCATGCGCGGGTCATGGTGGCGTTCGACGTGGTCTCGCGTTGGCTGCGCCAGCGCGGCTATGACCTGACCTACGTGCGCAACATTACCGATATCGACGACAAGATCATCCGCCGCGCCCAGGAAAACGGTGAAAGCTTCGACGCGCTCACCGGGCGTATGATCGCTGCGATGCATGAGGACGAGGCTAGGCTCAGCGTCTTGCGTCCGGATCTCGAGCCGCGTGCGACCGAGCACATCGCCGGCATGCACAGCATGATCCAGACCTTGATCGACAAGGGCTTCGCCTACGCGCCGGGTAATGGCGATGTCTATTACCGAGTCGGCAAGTTCGTCGGCTACGGCAAACTGTCACGGCGCAAGATCGAAGACCTGAAGATCGGAGCTCGCATCGAAGTTGACGAAGCCAAGCAAGACCCGCTGGATTTCGTGCTTTGGAAGGCGGCCAAGCCGGGCGAACCGAGCTGGGATTCGCCGTGGGGAGCGGGGCGTCCGGGTTGGCATATCGAATGCTCGGTCATGTCCACCTGCTGCCTGGGTGAGACCTTCGACATCCATGGTGGGGGCCCCGATCTCGTGTTTCCGCACCACGAAAACGAAATCGCACAGAGCGAAGCGGCGACCGGCAAGCTGTACGCCAACGCCTGGATGCACGCTGGAGCGGTCCGTGTCGATGGGGAGAAGATGTCCAAGTCGCTGGGCAATTTCTTCACCATCCGCGAGGTGCTGGAAAAGTATCAGCCGGAAGTGGTTCGCTATCTGTTGGTTTCCAGCCACTACCGCAGCCCGATCAACTATTCCGAAGACAGCCTGAAAGAAGCCAAAGGCGCGCTTGAGCGCTTCTACCATGCCTTAAAGGGCCTGCCTGACGCGGCGCCCATAGGCGGTGAGGCTTTCATTGAACGTTTCTCGGCGGCGATGGACGACGACTTCAATACCCCGGAAGCCTGCGCTGTGCTCTTTGAATTGGCTCGCGAGGTCAACCGTCTGCGCGTGTCCGATCCGCAGGCCGCTGCTGGCTTGGCGGCGCGCCTAAAGGCGCTGGCCGAACCGCTTGGTGTGCTGCATCTGGAGCCGGACGACTTCCTGCAAGCCGGTGCCGCAGGCAAGGTAGACGCAGCTGAGGTGGAGGCGCTGATCGCCGCTCGCCTGCAGGCTCGCGTCGAGAAAAACTGGGCAGAGTCCGACCGCATCCGCGATCAGCTCACCGCGATGAACGTGGTCTTGGAAGACGGCAAGGGCGGGACGACCTGGCGGCTGGCTGACTGA